Proteins from one Amycolatopsis benzoatilytica AK 16/65 genomic window:
- a CDS encoding DUF6223 family protein, translating into MPAAFGPAAPAAAHVLAQAADPVSYGFTPARLWASAAALLALAGAVIGGLALSRSRRRLGNGGRRGAVVALSAGLVAVLGGVLSLAVADGGPGTGNGVVGAGAAVVLGLAAIGLGAPALVRSRRTAG; encoded by the coding sequence TTGCCCGCCGCTTTCGGGCCAGCCGCGCCAGCGGCCGCGCACGTCCTTGCCCAAGCGGCCGACCCGGTTTCCTACGGCTTCACCCCGGCCCGTCTTTGGGCCTCCGCCGCGGCACTGCTGGCGCTGGCCGGCGCGGTCATCGGCGGGCTGGCTCTGTCCCGCTCCCGCCGCCGCCTCGGCAACGGCGGGCGGCGCGGGGCCGTCGTGGCTCTGTCGGCCGGGCTGGTCGCCGTGCTCGGCGGAGTGCTGAGCCTGGCCGTCGCCGACGGCGGTCCCGGCACCGGCAACGGCGTGGTCGGCGCCGGTGCGGCGGTAGTGCTCGGACTGGCCGCCATCGGCCTGGGCGCGCCGGCTCTCGTCCGTTCCCGTCGCACGGCGGGCTGA
- a CDS encoding sensor histidine kinase codes for MRREPIRLRDWAIAAGVAAALLVIGLAEQHPAGGLAPMGYLLLAAGGLALAGHRRAPRAVLAATGLSVLGYEAVGIDVPALAYLFAVYAAVRAGHWVVAVVASVVMVGALPLALLVSPHAWTVSEAFAHNRDVLQLAWLVAAGLAGEALRQAERRADEAERTREETARRRADEERLHIARELHDSLTHQISVIKVQAEAAVHVARKRGEQVPEALLAIREAGREAASELRATLQALRDDDRSPPRGLDHVPDLVARARTTGLDATLTIAGDLAGLPAAVDRTAYRIVQESLTNIGRHAAAATASVRIDCGPAALVIRIDDDGAGQPDSAPASGVGLIGMRERVIALGGRLRAGPRGEGGFTVQAELPVARLS; via the coding sequence ATGCGCAGAGAACCGATCCGGCTCCGGGACTGGGCGATCGCCGCCGGCGTGGCGGCGGCGCTGCTGGTGATCGGGTTGGCCGAGCAGCACCCGGCCGGCGGGCTCGCTCCGATGGGCTACCTGCTGCTGGCCGCCGGCGGTCTGGCACTGGCCGGGCACCGTCGTGCCCCCCGTGCCGTGCTGGCCGCGACCGGATTGTCAGTCCTGGGGTACGAGGCCGTCGGCATCGACGTGCCGGCCCTCGCGTACCTCTTCGCGGTGTACGCGGCGGTACGGGCGGGACACTGGGTGGTCGCGGTGGTCGCGTCCGTGGTCATGGTGGGGGCGCTGCCGCTCGCGCTCCTCGTCTCTCCGCACGCCTGGACGGTGAGCGAGGCGTTCGCCCACAACCGGGACGTGCTCCAGCTGGCCTGGCTGGTCGCCGCCGGTTTGGCGGGCGAGGCGTTGCGGCAGGCCGAGCGGCGAGCGGACGAGGCCGAGCGAACGCGGGAGGAGACCGCGCGCCGCCGCGCCGACGAGGAGCGGCTGCACATCGCGCGCGAGCTGCACGATTCGCTCACCCACCAGATCTCGGTCATCAAAGTGCAGGCCGAGGCCGCCGTCCACGTGGCCCGCAAGCGCGGCGAACAGGTTCCGGAAGCGCTGCTGGCGATCCGGGAGGCGGGCCGTGAAGCGGCCAGCGAACTGCGCGCGACCTTGCAGGCGCTGCGCGATGACGACCGCAGCCCGCCGCGCGGGCTCGACCACGTCCCGGACCTGGTGGCGCGGGCCCGGACGACCGGGCTGGACGCGACCCTGACGATCGCGGGAGACCTGGCCGGGCTGCCGGCCGCGGTGGACCGCACCGCGTATCGGATCGTTCAGGAGTCGCTGACCAACATCGGCCGGCATGCCGCCGCCGCGACCGCGTCGGTCCGGATCGACTGCGGCCCCGCCGCCCTGGTCATCCGGATCGACGACGACGGTGCCGGCCAGCCGGACAGCGCGCCCGCGTCGGGGGTCGGGCTGATCGGGATGCGCGAACGGGTCATCGCTCTCGGCGGCCGGTTGCGGGCTGGACCGCGCGGCGAGGGCGGCTTCACCGTGCAGGCCGAACTGCCCGTGGCGCGGCTGTCGTGA
- a CDS encoding response regulator translates to MIRVLLVDDQPLIRSGFRALLDVEEDIQVVAEAADGNAGLALAKRHLPDIALVDIQMPVLDGIETTRRIAADPELAAVHVVILTNYGLDEHVFNALRAGAAGFLVKDIEPEDFLHAVRVAARGDALLAPSITRKLIDRYVSQPLAAGRADALRQLTNREREAVALVAEGLSNDEIAGRMVISPTTAKTHVNRAMAKVHARDRAQLVVLAYESGLVVPRGR, encoded by the coding sequence GTGATCCGGGTCCTGCTGGTCGACGACCAGCCGCTCATCCGCAGCGGATTCCGCGCGCTGCTGGACGTCGAGGAAGACATCCAGGTGGTCGCCGAGGCCGCCGACGGCAACGCGGGCCTGGCGCTGGCCAAACGGCATCTGCCCGACATCGCGCTCGTCGACATCCAGATGCCGGTCCTCGACGGCATCGAGACCACCCGGCGGATCGCCGCGGATCCGGAGCTGGCCGCGGTGCACGTGGTCATTCTCACCAACTACGGCCTGGACGAGCACGTGTTCAACGCGCTGCGGGCCGGTGCGGCCGGCTTCCTCGTCAAGGACATCGAGCCGGAGGATTTCCTGCACGCCGTACGCGTCGCCGCGCGCGGCGACGCCCTGCTCGCACCGTCGATCACCCGCAAGCTCATCGACCGGTACGTCTCCCAGCCGCTCGCCGCCGGCCGCGCCGACGCATTGCGGCAGTTGACCAACCGCGAACGCGAAGCGGTGGCATTGGTGGCGGAAGGACTGTCCAACGACGAGATCGCCGGCCGCATGGTGATCAGCCCGACCACCGCGAAAACCCACGTCAACCGTGCGATGGCCAAGGTCCATGCCCGGGACCGCGCTCAGCTGGTCGTCCTCGCCTACGAATCCGGCCTGGTCGTCCCGCGCGGCCGCTGA
- a CDS encoding Pls/PosA family non-ribosomal peptide synthetase, translating to MSEDLSLSLEDTARFRPVSRRAPFPVRLHEFFERACDETPDAVALECGPDRLSYRELDERANRLAHVLIRGGLGPHRRAGLLIPRSTDMYVALLAVLKTGAAFVPIDPAAPADRVGYVASDAALDVLLAAPELASATTEVRCPVVRPQELVAASARASAARPRLWPVDRDECYVIYTSGSTGRPKGVAVSQASICNFIGVVADVYRVRRTDRVHQGMTIAFDFSIEEVWPTWAAGATLVAGPGGADRIGSGLADFLERHRITLLYCVPTVLATVDRDLPGIRTVFVGGEACPAELVSRWSRPGRRMLNTYGPTEATVTATWCELVPGRPVTIGRALPTYRIRLLDERRRPVPDGAVGEICIGGPGVALGYLNRPELTADRFLDDPRITGGGRLYRTGDLGRVLPGGEIEYLGRADSEVKIRGHRIDLQEIESVLMEHPQVAAAAVAPHPDAPTEDLVAYLMFARGRHDRDAIIAALRETLRQRLPASMVPAYVDVLAELPMMPSGKVDRGRLPRPSGTRFHAAATVPAETDAERALAAVWTELLGTPDVSVTADFFLDFGGHSLLAARAVSLLRERRVAPDVSVADVYAHPTIRGLARVLAHRAPAQARRIPAAPVERAGRARLFGWGTAQLGTLCVLLVLLGSPAATVLGLSGGVLSLGTVWQLVAISPVAYLLARFLLPIAGVRLLSRGVRPGDYPLWSAAYFRVWLVHGLLALSPLGSMSGSPVLPWYLRLLGARVGRHCQLASANLALPSLLSIGEDVSVGYGAHLQAVRVEGNRVRIAPVVLGDRVFIGANAVVEPGAELAAGAGLAEMSAATAGQRIPAGQYWTGSPAQRAAETDPLVAALRARRGQPPTRGFLARFAAAWLAIELLPLLFLAPSIALGSWLYLTHGVAGGWWACLLAGPVSAGSVCLVVFTGKRLVLPATVPGIYSVASGFGLRKWIADKLLQSSLAATNSLYSTLYTPGWLRALGARIGPRAEVSTASQLDPGLLTLGAESFVADMAAVGAATYCHGQLAVGRTTVGNRSFLGNASFLRSGTSVGDGCLIGVHTAAPAAGSPDGTSWLGTPPIRLPRRQDSGDFADELTFRPTRLRVAERLVIEFFRIVVPGSLLAAAGYGVLLAQLWAAKTAGPLGAVLLTPVAALLSGFGVVLAVVAAKWLIVGRYRPRVEPLWSRFVRRTEFVTALYETAAVPAFLSFLTGTPLLGPVLRLFGARIGKRCWIATTYLTEFDLVRLGDDVCVGPSTSLQTHLFEDRVMKMSTVDIREGASVGARSVVLYDSTVGKQTVVDAMSLVMKGEQLPAGTGWRGIPARGISRLPGTHREAPVRRAGAHRR from the coding sequence GTGAGCGAGGATCTGTCGCTTTCCCTTGAAGACACCGCACGTTTCCGCCCGGTGTCCCGGCGTGCGCCGTTTCCGGTGCGGCTGCACGAATTCTTCGAGCGGGCGTGCGACGAAACACCGGATGCGGTAGCGCTGGAGTGCGGGCCGGACCGGCTCAGCTACCGGGAGCTGGACGAGCGCGCGAACCGGCTGGCGCACGTGTTGATCCGCGGCGGGCTCGGACCGCACCGCCGGGCGGGCCTGCTTATCCCGCGCTCCACCGACATGTACGTCGCGCTGCTCGCGGTGCTCAAGACCGGGGCCGCCTTCGTGCCGATCGATCCCGCCGCTCCCGCGGACCGCGTCGGCTACGTCGCCTCCGACGCGGCGCTCGACGTTCTGCTGGCCGCCCCCGAGCTGGCCTCTGCGACGACTGAGGTTCGCTGTCCGGTGGTCCGGCCGCAGGAGCTCGTCGCGGCGTCGGCGCGGGCGAGCGCGGCCCGGCCCCGGCTCTGGCCGGTGGACCGCGACGAGTGCTATGTCATCTACACCTCCGGGTCGACCGGACGGCCCAAGGGCGTCGCGGTGAGCCAGGCGAGCATCTGCAACTTCATCGGGGTCGTCGCGGACGTCTACCGGGTGCGCCGCACCGACCGCGTGCACCAGGGCATGACGATCGCGTTCGATTTCTCCATCGAGGAGGTCTGGCCTACCTGGGCGGCGGGCGCGACGCTGGTCGCCGGTCCGGGCGGAGCCGACCGGATCGGGTCCGGGCTGGCGGATTTCCTGGAGCGCCACCGCATCACGCTCCTGTACTGCGTGCCCACGGTCCTGGCCACGGTGGATCGCGACCTGCCCGGCATCCGCACCGTCTTCGTCGGCGGCGAGGCCTGCCCCGCCGAGCTGGTCAGCCGGTGGAGCCGGCCCGGGCGGCGGATGCTCAACACCTACGGTCCCACCGAGGCGACCGTCACCGCGACGTGGTGCGAGCTGGTGCCCGGACGTCCGGTCACCATCGGCCGGGCCCTGCCGACCTACCGGATCCGGCTGCTGGACGAGCGGCGGCGGCCGGTCCCGGACGGCGCGGTGGGGGAGATCTGCATCGGGGGGCCGGGTGTCGCGCTCGGCTACCTGAACCGGCCGGAGCTGACCGCCGACCGGTTCCTGGACGATCCCCGGATCACCGGCGGCGGCAGGCTCTACCGCACCGGCGACCTCGGGCGGGTGCTCCCCGGCGGCGAGATCGAGTACCTCGGCCGAGCCGACTCGGAGGTCAAGATCCGCGGGCACCGCATCGATCTCCAAGAGATCGAGAGCGTCCTGATGGAGCACCCCCAGGTGGCGGCGGCCGCGGTGGCGCCGCATCCCGACGCGCCGACCGAGGACCTCGTCGCGTACCTGATGTTCGCCCGCGGCAGGCACGATCGCGACGCGATCATCGCGGCGCTGCGGGAAACTCTGCGGCAGCGCCTGCCCGCGTCGATGGTTCCCGCGTACGTCGACGTGCTCGCCGAACTGCCGATGATGCCGAGCGGCAAGGTGGATCGCGGCCGCCTTCCGCGTCCCTCCGGCACCCGTTTCCACGCCGCCGCGACGGTGCCCGCCGAAACGGATGCGGAGCGCGCGCTCGCCGCGGTGTGGACCGAACTGCTCGGCACGCCGGACGTGTCGGTGACCGCCGACTTCTTCCTCGATTTCGGCGGCCATTCGCTGTTGGCCGCACGAGCGGTGTCGCTTCTGCGCGAACGGCGGGTGGCACCGGACGTGTCCGTCGCCGACGTCTATGCCCATCCCACGATCCGCGGGCTCGCTCGGGTGCTGGCCCACCGCGCGCCCGCGCAGGCGCGGCGGATTCCGGCCGCGCCGGTCGAGCGGGCCGGCCGGGCCCGGCTGTTCGGATGGGGCACCGCGCAACTCGGCACGTTGTGCGTGCTGTTGGTGCTGCTCGGGAGCCCGGCCGCGACAGTGCTCGGCCTTTCCGGGGGAGTGCTGTCCCTCGGCACGGTGTGGCAGCTGGTCGCGATTTCGCCGGTGGCCTATCTGCTGGCCCGTTTCCTGCTGCCGATCGCCGGGGTGCGGCTGCTGTCCCGGGGAGTGCGGCCCGGTGACTATCCATTGTGGAGCGCCGCGTACTTCCGGGTGTGGCTGGTGCACGGACTGCTGGCTCTCTCGCCGCTCGGTTCGATGAGCGGTTCTCCTGTGCTGCCATGGTATTTGCGGCTGCTCGGCGCCCGGGTGGGGCGGCATTGCCAGCTCGCGAGCGCGAACCTGGCGCTGCCGTCGCTGCTGAGCATCGGCGAGGACGTCAGCGTCGGGTACGGCGCGCATCTGCAGGCCGTCCGGGTCGAGGGAAACCGGGTCCGGATCGCGCCGGTCGTGCTCGGCGACCGGGTTTTCATCGGGGCCAACGCGGTCGTCGAACCGGGGGCCGAGCTGGCCGCCGGCGCGGGCCTCGCGGAGATGTCGGCGGCGACCGCCGGTCAGCGGATCCCGGCCGGGCAGTACTGGACTGGTTCTCCCGCACAGCGGGCCGCGGAGACCGACCCGCTTGTGGCGGCGCTGCGGGCCCGCCGCGGCCAGCCGCCGACGCGCGGATTCCTGGCCCGGTTCGCGGCGGCGTGGCTGGCGATCGAGCTGCTGCCGCTGCTGTTTCTCGCCCCGTCCATCGCACTCGGCAGCTGGCTCTATCTCACCCACGGCGTCGCAGGCGGCTGGTGGGCCTGCTTGCTGGCCGGGCCGGTGTCCGCGGGCAGCGTGTGCCTCGTCGTCTTCACCGGCAAGCGGCTGGTGCTCCCGGCCACCGTTCCCGGCATCTACTCCGTCGCGTCCGGCTTCGGCTTGCGCAAGTGGATCGCGGACAAACTGCTCCAGTCGAGCCTCGCCGCGACGAACTCGCTCTACTCGACGCTGTACACGCCCGGCTGGCTGCGTGCGCTCGGCGCTCGCATCGGGCCGCGCGCCGAGGTGTCGACCGCTTCCCAGCTCGACCCCGGGCTGCTGACCCTCGGTGCCGAGAGTTTCGTCGCCGACATGGCCGCCGTCGGCGCCGCCACCTACTGCCACGGCCAGCTGGCGGTCGGGCGGACGACCGTCGGAAACCGGTCGTTCCTCGGCAACGCCTCGTTCCTGCGTTCCGGCACTTCCGTCGGCGACGGCTGCCTGATCGGAGTGCACACCGCCGCTCCCGCCGCCGGCAGCCCGGACGGCACGTCGTGGCTGGGCACCCCGCCGATCCGGCTCCCGCGCCGGCAGGACAGCGGCGACTTCGCGGACGAGCTGACCTTCCGCCCGACCCGGCTGCGGGTCGCCGAGCGGCTGGTCATCGAGTTCTTCCGGATCGTGGTCCCGGGGAGCCTGCTGGCCGCCGCCGGGTACGGCGTGCTGCTGGCGCAGTTGTGGGCCGCGAAGACGGCCGGACCGCTCGGTGCGGTCCTGCTGACGCCGGTCGCCGCGCTGCTGAGCGGGTTCGGCGTGGTGCTGGCGGTGGTCGCCGCGAAGTGGCTGATCGTCGGGCGGTACCGGCCGCGCGTCGAGCCGCTGTGGAGCCGGTTCGTGCGCCGCACCGAGTTCGTGACGGCGTTGTACGAAACCGCCGCTGTGCCCGCGTTCCTGTCCTTCCTGACCGGCACGCCGCTGCTGGGGCCGGTCCTGCGCTTGTTCGGCGCGCGCATCGGCAAACGCTGCTGGATCGCGACGACCTACCTCACCGAGTTCGACCTCGTCCGCCTGGGCGACGACGTGTGCGTCGGCCCGTCGACATCGCTTCAGACGCACCTTTTCGAAGACCGCGTGATGAAGATGTCTACTGTGGACATACGCGAGGGCGCAAGCGTCGGGGCGCGTTCGGTGGTGCTGTACGACAGTACGGTCGGCAAGCAGACCGTGGTGGACGCGATGTCGTTGGTGATGAAGGGCGAACAGCTTCCGGCGGGCACCGGCTGGCGGGGCATTCCGGCGCGCGGGATCTCCCGGCTGCCGGGCACCCACCGCGAAGCGCCGGTGCGCAGAGCGGGTGCGCACCGGCGCTGA
- a CDS encoding response regulator produces the protein MIRVLLADDQALIRAGFRMLLDAADEIEVVGEAADGAEAVRLAVRTRADVVLMDIRMPGTDGLEATRRIAADDDLAGVRVLILTTYEADEYVYEALRAGASGFLVKDTDPADLVQAVRVVAAGEALLSPRITRRLIADIAARPQPRAGAYRIDALTDREREVLTLVARGRSNDDLARELHVSPLTAKTHLSRIMTKLDAHDRAQLVIAAYETGLVAPGSP, from the coding sequence GTGATCCGTGTCCTGCTCGCCGACGACCAGGCCCTCATCCGCGCCGGATTCCGGATGCTGCTCGACGCCGCCGACGAGATCGAAGTCGTCGGCGAAGCCGCCGACGGGGCCGAAGCGGTCCGCCTCGCCGTCCGCACCCGCGCGGACGTCGTCCTGATGGACATCCGCATGCCGGGTACCGACGGTCTCGAAGCGACCCGTCGCATCGCCGCCGACGACGACCTCGCGGGCGTCCGGGTCCTGATCTTGACCACCTACGAGGCCGACGAATACGTGTACGAGGCGCTGCGCGCCGGCGCGTCGGGCTTCCTGGTCAAGGACACCGACCCGGCCGACCTCGTGCAGGCGGTCCGGGTCGTCGCGGCCGGCGAGGCACTGCTCTCCCCGCGCATCACCCGGCGGCTCATCGCCGACATCGCCGCGCGCCCCCAGCCCCGTGCCGGCGCCTACCGCATCGACGCACTCACCGACCGCGAACGGGAAGTGCTGACTCTCGTGGCTCGCGGCCGCTCCAACGACGACCTCGCCCGCGAACTCCACGTCAGCCCGCTGACCGCGAAAACGCACCTCTCCCGCATCATGACCAAGCTCGACGCCCACGACCGCGCCCAGCTCGTCATCGCCGCGTACGAAACCGGCCTGGTCGCGCCCGGCAGTCCCTGA
- a CDS encoding sensor histidine kinase, giving the protein MPAPDRPRWLPATLFAVLMLLLTVGGSVGEARPLQPADQVYDGHPVPVPQWWAYLFVAIAALALAWRRSRPWPVLAVSVAGVAIYTALGYVNGAALLAPLVALYTVSALSPVREAVLAAIATVVPLGVLTAVFNPLGTFGGAFPVFPVTAGLALATGIAVANRRGRISALEARAELAERTRDEEARRQVDAERLRIARELHDVVAHTMSTINVQAGAAAYAHPDLPEPVTQALAAIKDASKRGLGELRAILAVLRQADQDESTQPVPGLHALGALAETMTTAGLPTTVRTTGAEAPLPAPVDLAAYRIIQESLTNALRHAAPASATVTLVYTDRHLDIEVTDTGPGPSSATGTGHGIRGMSERAAAAGGSLTTGPGRRGGFRVHAHLPRETP; this is encoded by the coding sequence ATGCCCGCACCCGACCGCCCCCGATGGCTCCCGGCCACGCTGTTCGCGGTGCTGATGCTGCTGCTCACTGTCGGTGGTTCGGTCGGCGAGGCCCGCCCGCTGCAACCCGCCGACCAGGTCTACGACGGCCATCCGGTGCCGGTCCCGCAGTGGTGGGCCTACCTGTTCGTCGCGATCGCGGCCCTCGCGCTTGCCTGGCGGCGCAGCCGGCCCTGGCCGGTGCTCGCCGTGTCCGTCGCCGGGGTCGCGATCTACACCGCTCTGGGCTACGTCAACGGCGCTGCGCTGCTGGCCCCGCTGGTCGCGCTCTACACCGTTTCCGCGCTGTCCCCGGTGCGCGAAGCCGTGCTCGCCGCCATCGCCACGGTGGTCCCGCTCGGCGTGCTCACCGCGGTGTTCAACCCGCTCGGCACCTTCGGCGGCGCCTTCCCGGTGTTCCCGGTGACCGCCGGGCTCGCCCTCGCCACCGGCATCGCGGTCGCCAACCGACGGGGCCGGATCTCGGCGCTGGAAGCCCGGGCCGAGCTGGCCGAACGGACCCGCGACGAGGAAGCCCGCCGCCAGGTCGACGCCGAGCGCCTGCGCATCGCCCGCGAATTGCACGACGTGGTCGCCCACACGATGTCGACCATCAACGTCCAGGCCGGTGCCGCCGCGTACGCCCACCCGGACCTGCCAGAACCGGTCACGCAGGCGCTCGCCGCGATCAAGGACGCCAGCAAGCGCGGCCTCGGCGAACTGCGGGCGATCCTGGCCGTCCTGCGCCAGGCCGACCAGGACGAGTCCACCCAGCCGGTCCCCGGGCTGCACGCACTCGGCGCGCTCGCCGAGACGATGACCACCGCCGGGCTGCCGACCACCGTCCGCACCACCGGCGCCGAGGCGCCGCTGCCCGCTCCGGTCGACCTCGCCGCCTACCGGATCATCCAGGAATCCCTCACCAACGCGCTGCGGCACGCCGCCCCGGCCAGCGCGACCGTCACGCTCGTTTACACCGACCGCCACCTCGACATCGAGGTCACCGACACCGGCCCCGGCCCGTCCTCCGCGACCGGAACCGGCCACGGGATTCGCGGCATGAGCGAACGCGCCGCCGCGGCCGGCGGCTCCCTCACGACCGGACCCGGCCGCCGCGGCGGCTTCCGCGTCCACGCGCACCTGCCTCGGGAGACCCCGTGA
- a CDS encoding alpha/beta hydrolase — MTRPLFVVAAVAALGAAAIQAATVPTLWSVTPAYAALFAVLALGQAISLVRAPWAVSVVGTGFAFWVMDRVLHVLPGPSPWRSADTALGVTDWFAAVLQGIALAGLLTVVLRHPRPARARWARVSGWLAAVPAAVLAVALATAGTVTAAAGATASGNARTVEYCRPDGIPLRMDLYSPAVPRRVPVALYVHGGGFVLGDRKPDGTGAVLANSDGALFPSLQRELTSRGFLVASIDYRLAPAAAWPAPIVDAKCAVRFLKAHAGEFGIDPGKIGVWGSSAGGTLSALLGTAGPDAGFDTGQYLEQTSAVAAVVDMFGPADLAHLEAAEPVQRLIARIGLGTDPSVRRSGSPDSYVSRDAAPILILQGDEDFVRPQSTDFATRLRAAGTRVTLVPVHGTGHTLDTPGQNPGSARLTTMVADFLSATLC, encoded by the coding sequence ATGACCCGCCCGCTGTTCGTGGTCGCGGCGGTGGCGGCGCTCGGGGCCGCCGCGATCCAGGCCGCGACCGTGCCGACCCTCTGGTCGGTCACCCCGGCGTACGCGGCGCTGTTCGCGGTCCTCGCCCTTGGCCAGGCGATTTCGTTGGTCCGGGCGCCTTGGGCGGTATCCGTCGTGGGCACCGGGTTCGCGTTCTGGGTAATGGATCGCGTGCTGCACGTCTTGCCGGGGCCGAGTCCGTGGCGGTCCGCCGACACGGCACTCGGCGTCACCGACTGGTTCGCCGCGGTCCTGCAAGGGATCGCTCTCGCCGGTCTGCTGACCGTCGTCCTGCGGCACCCGCGCCCGGCTCGGGCGCGCTGGGCGCGGGTGAGCGGCTGGCTGGCCGCGGTGCCTGCCGCCGTCTTGGCGGTCGCTCTCGCAACGGCCGGAACGGTGACCGCGGCGGCGGGCGCGACGGCGAGCGGGAACGCCCGGACCGTCGAGTACTGCCGCCCGGACGGGATCCCGCTGCGGATGGACCTCTACTCGCCCGCGGTGCCGCGCCGGGTGCCGGTCGCGTTGTACGTCCACGGCGGCGGATTCGTCCTCGGCGACCGCAAACCCGACGGGACCGGCGCCGTGCTCGCCAACTCCGACGGCGCGCTTTTCCCGTCGCTGCAACGGGAACTGACTTCCCGCGGCTTCCTGGTCGCGTCGATCGACTACCGCCTCGCGCCGGCCGCAGCGTGGCCGGCTCCGATCGTCGACGCCAAGTGCGCGGTCCGGTTCCTCAAAGCGCACGCGGGCGAATTCGGCATCGACCCGGGCAAGATCGGCGTCTGGGGCAGCAGTGCGGGCGGAACCCTGTCCGCGCTGCTCGGCACCGCCGGTCCGGACGCCGGATTCGACACCGGCCAGTACCTGGAGCAGACGAGCGCGGTGGCCGCCGTGGTCGACATGTTCGGTCCGGCCGATCTCGCGCACCTGGAGGCCGCCGAGCCGGTCCAACGGCTCATCGCCCGCATCGGACTCGGCACCGACCCGTCCGTCCGCCGCTCCGGAAGCCCGGACAGCTACGTTTCGCGGGACGCCGCGCCAATACTGATCCTGCAGGGGGACGAGGACTTCGTCCGTCCACAATCGACAGACTTCGCCACGCGGCTGCGGGCGGCGGGCACCCGTGTCACGCTCGTTCCCGTGCACGGCACCGGCCACACCCTCGACACCCCGGGTCAGAACCCCGGCTCCGCGCGGCTGACGACGATGGTGGCCGACTTTCTGTCCGCCACCCTGTGCTAG
- a CDS encoding MFS transporter: MIRPAAGLRLGIRANLAQFSLLVAVNALVGGVLGQERTVLPLLAEHSFRLTGYTFVLTYVLAFGATKAATNYFAGAWSDRFGRKPVLLAGWLVAIPIPLMLIWAPSWGWVVAANVLLGVNQGMTWSTTVIMKIDLAGPSRRGLAMGLNEAAGYLAVAVTAAATGYLAARYGLRPAPFLLGAAYVALGLGLAGLVVRETREHARLEATRHTARGDGQHDHLHAELTNRQVFGHTSLHEPALSAASQAGMVNNLNDGLAWGLFPILFATAGLSVSRIGILAAVYPAVWGLGQLITGPLSDRWGRKHLITAGMLVQAAALALVALADTFSMWIVAAVLLGAGTALVYPTLLAVIGDVAHPAWRARAVGVYRLWRDGGFAVGALLSGLVADLWGLRAAVWVVAALTAAAGIVVAVRMYETHPKAHRLSTVPVVEGSG, translated from the coding sequence ATGATCCGCCCCGCCGCCGGCCTTCGCCTGGGCATTCGTGCCAACCTCGCTCAGTTCAGCCTGCTGGTCGCGGTCAACGCGTTGGTCGGCGGCGTGCTCGGGCAGGAACGCACGGTGCTGCCGCTGCTGGCCGAGCACAGCTTCCGGCTGACCGGATACACCTTCGTCCTGACCTACGTGCTGGCTTTCGGCGCCACCAAGGCCGCCACCAACTACTTCGCCGGCGCCTGGTCGGACCGCTTCGGCCGCAAACCCGTCCTGCTCGCCGGGTGGCTCGTCGCGATCCCGATCCCGCTGATGCTGATCTGGGCGCCCTCGTGGGGCTGGGTCGTGGCCGCCAACGTGCTGCTCGGCGTCAACCAGGGGATGACCTGGTCGACGACCGTCATCATGAAGATCGACCTCGCCGGGCCGTCCCGCCGCGGCCTGGCGATGGGCCTGAACGAGGCGGCCGGCTACCTCGCGGTCGCCGTCACCGCCGCGGCCACCGGCTACCTCGCCGCCCGTTACGGGCTGCGCCCCGCACCGTTCCTGCTCGGGGCCGCCTATGTCGCGCTGGGCCTGGGGCTGGCCGGGCTCGTCGTGCGCGAAACCCGGGAGCACGCCCGGCTGGAAGCCACCCGGCACACCGCCCGAGGCGACGGCCAGCACGACCACCTGCACGCCGAACTGACCAACCGGCAGGTCTTCGGCCACACCAGCCTGCACGAACCCGCCCTGTCGGCGGCCAGCCAGGCCGGGATGGTGAACAACCTCAACGACGGTCTCGCCTGGGGCCTGTTCCCGATCCTGTTCGCCACGGCCGGGCTCTCGGTCTCGCGCATCGGAATCCTCGCCGCGGTCTACCCCGCGGTCTGGGGCCTCGGGCAGCTGATCACCGGGCCGCTGTCCGACCGCTGGGGCCGCAAACACCTCATCACCGCCGGCATGCTCGTCCAGGCCGCCGCGCTCGCCCTGGTCGCGCTCGCCGACACCTTTTCGATGTGGATCGTGGCCGCGGTGCTGCTAGGCGCGGGCACCGCGCTGGTGTACCCGACCCTGCTCGCGGTCATCGGCGACGTCGCCCACCCCGCGTGGCGCGCCCGCGCAGTCGGGGTCTACCGGCTCTGGCGCGACGGCGGCTTCGCGGTCGGCGCGCTGCTCTCCGGCCTCGTCGCCGACCTGTGGGGCTTGCGCGCCGCGGTCTGGGTCGTCGCCGCGCTCACCGCCGCCGCTGGCATCGTCGTCGCCGTACGCATGTACGAGACCCATCCGAAAGCCCATCGCCTCAGCACGGTTCCCGTGGTGGAGGGCAGCGGCTGA